DNA sequence from the Chitinophaga flava genome:
CCCAGCTTCTCTGCCAGCAAGGGAGGTTCCATGTTCATTTCATGATGTGTGGCGATAGGATTAATGGCCTGATCTTCCAGGGAAGCGGAACGCCCGTCCCAGAAGAATTCTTTATGTGCCACGCCTATATTCAGTAATGACGGGGTATTGCGGGTACCTTGCAGATGATCATGGCCCAGTGATACCGTCCGGCCATCTGTCCAGGCCATGTCCGGATCATGGCAGCTGCTGCAGGAAATCTGGTTGCTGCCCGACAGCCGCGGATCAAAAAACAACATCTTTCCCAGATTAACATCCGGTTGCTCCAGCAGCCGGGGCAGCATGGTATCTGGCAGGATGGCCGCCAGTTCCTTCCATACTATGCCTGTATCAATATCGGGCCTGGGCCACTCCTGCACCGGCCTCTCATACAATGCCCGCAGACTATCGGCGGCCCGCTGTGCATGGCCGTTGCCGGTAGTCAGTGCTGAACCGAATATGATCAGCAACAAACCTGAAATAATAACAATAGTCCTCTTCATTACTACTTTAATAAAAGCTTCCTTACAAATAGATATTCAATGATATACCGTATAATGCCCTGAAAGGACCTACCGGCCTTATTTCCGGGAAAAGATAACTTTCATTTCCCAGTCTTTGTGTATAACGCATATAAGCACTGATGCCAGCGGGGACAGATTTCAACAACCGCCTTGTCATGTATTGTGCAGAAAGCCCTCCCGTCAGCGCTTTGCTTCTCCGGTAATAATAATCGTGATACAATACGTCCAGCTCCATATCTCCCAGTTGCAATGCAGATACGCCTGCACTGGTTTGTACCGGCAAACTCGCTCCGGCAGATAGTTTCAGCCGGAACCGGTCTGCATGGGCATTGTTTACATGCAATACCCCGGCTACTTCGGGCGTAAGCATCGTAAACTGCAAATGCTGCGTGCTGATATAATCGTGTTTGTTCACCGACAACATGCTGATATCTGCTTCCATACCTGGCGTGACTTTCCGCCCGGCGGGGGCGACAAAACTATAATGCAGCGAAGCAGCCGTAGCGCGGTAGGTATAGTTGGTACCATTCAGCGCAGCAGCCGTGTTATTAACCTGATAACGATTGATATCATCTCCTACACTCCGTTTGACAGCCAGCTGCCAGCTATGTTGCTGTCCTTTGTAAACAGCAGCCTGCAGCTGGTAGTCTTCCAGCGAATAAGTTCCCCAGAGCGATTCATTCAGCGAGCTTTCGAGATAGCTGCCAAAACGATAACGGCGCCAGGTGTATCCAGCACTCATCTGAAAAGTCCATTCTTTCCGGGAATAAACATCTGTCAGCGTGATACCAGCTATATTGGAAGTAGTCCGGATAGCGTTGTCACCACCAGGTCTTGGCTGCCGGTAGCCCATGCCCATTACCATCCAGGTGCGGCGCTCGGGCACACTGTCGAAATTATTCTGAAACTGTTTGTTAGTATAACTAATCTCTGTTTTTTCGAAGGTATACCCCAAGGTTGGCGTCAGTCCTAATGTATGACGGCCTGCATTGACAGCTATATCAGGGCTTACCTTCAACTCAAAATCCTTCACGGCCGGCCGCGGGTCCTGTGTACGATAGGCCGTATTATAGAGATAATAAACACCTGTACCGACGAACACTTTTCTCGGCAGCAGCTCATAAGATACCCTGCCGCTGATCTGATAACGTTGCCTTTGAAAGTCGCCTGCCTTGCGGGCAGCGAGGTAATAGGGCCTGTCCAGGTCTGGCATGCCTTGCAACTGCCAGGAAACAGAGTCATCACTTAAACGGCTATATGAAAAGCTGCCATATGCCTTAAAGCGACCCAGCGTACGAATCCCTTCGCTGTGAAAAGTGACCACGGAATGTTGTTGCGGTAGTTGCGACAAACGGAAACCGCCTGTTTCCCTGCTAGCTTCCAAAGAAGCAATACCGGCATCTGTCACGCCATAGCGCTGCATGGCCGCGATCGACTGCATAGACCATCGGTAGCGGTCCAAAGCCGGCCCGTAATACCATACACTGTCCGCAGCGCCCTGCTGTTGTGCAAAAGCGCCGGCGGACATCATCAAACTAAACAACAACAGTGAAAACG
Encoded proteins:
- a CDS encoding DUF6850 family outer membrane beta-barrel protein, which translates into the protein MRTFSLLLFSLMMSAGAFAQQQGAADSVWYYGPALDRYRWSMQSIAAMQRYGVTDAGIASLEASRETGGFRLSQLPQQHSVVTFHSEGIRTLGRFKAYGSFSYSRLSDDSVSWQLQGMPDLDRPYYLAARKAGDFQRQRYQISGRVSYELLPRKVFVGTGVYYLYNTAYRTQDPRPAVKDFELKVSPDIAVNAGRHTLGLTPTLGYTFEKTEISYTNKQFQNNFDSVPERRTWMVMGMGYRQPRPGGDNAIRTTSNIAGITLTDVYSRKEWTFQMSAGYTWRRYRFGSYLESSLNESLWGTYSLEDYQLQAAVYKGQQHSWQLAVKRSVGDDINRYQVNNTAAALNGTNYTYRATAASLHYSFVAPAGRKVTPGMEADISMLSVNKHDYISTQHLQFTMLTPEVAGVLHVNNAHADRFRLKLSAGASLPVQTSAGVSALQLGDMELDVLYHDYYYRRSKALTGGLSAQYMTRRLLKSVPAGISAYMRYTQRLGNESYLFPEIRPVGPFRALYGISLNIYL